From a single Miscanthus floridulus cultivar M001 chromosome 8, ASM1932011v1, whole genome shotgun sequence genomic region:
- the LOC136475114 gene encoding putative F-box protein PP2-B12, which produces MATAAAAESAEIYRLPEECVAYAISLTTPGDACHSSVVSPAFRAAADSDAVWARFLPPDHADVLARADEPVAVAGCVGASKKELFSRLCDSPVLLDGATMSFGLERRSGAKCLMLSARALSIAWGDDPSCWTWTASPPGSRFPEVAELVDVCWLEITGKLSLSLLTPGTTYAAYLVFAMADDAYGLECHVGMPPPKATVAVSSSGGTTTSSKTPSSTPAQEHAICLHHMQGEEEAAAHRRKQQYVRLRRGYGISGGARKTTVLTTTREADPDIRCPRRRGDGWAEVEMGEFAVAGDEGDAAVVEVTVQEVDSRRWKRGLVVLGIEIRPKQHTAGMLAL; this is translated from the exons atggcgacggcggcggcggcggaatcGGCGGAGATCTACCGGCTGCCGGAGGAGTGCGTGGCGTACGCCATCTCGCTGACGACGCCCGGAGACGCGTGCCACTCGTCCGTGGTGTCGCCGGCCTTCAGGGCCGCCGCGGACTCCGACGCCGTCTGGGCGCGGTTCCTGCCGCCGGACCACGCCGACGTCCTGGCGCGCGCCGACGAGCCGGTCGCCGTCGCCGGCTGCGTTGGCGCGTCGAAGAAAGAGCTCTTCTCGCGCCTCTGCGACAGCCCCGTCCTCCTCGACGGCGCCACCATG AGCTTTGGGCTGGAGAGGCGGAGCGGCGCCAAGTGCTTGATGCTGTCGGCGAGGGCGCTCAGCATTGCGTGGGGAGACGATCCTTCGTGCTGGACGTGGACCGCTAGCCCACCAGGATCCAG GTTCCCGGAGGTGGCGGAGCTCGTGGACGTGTGCTGGCTGGAGATCACCGGGAAGCTCAGCCTGTCGCTGCTGACTCCGGGGACGACCTACGCCGCCTACCTCGTcttcgccatggccgacgacgcgTACGGCCTCGAGTGCCACGTCGGGATGCCACCGCCCAAGGCCACGGTCGCCGTCTCCTCCAGCGGCGGGACGACGACCAGCAGCAAGACGCCGTCGTCGACGCCGGCGCAGGAGCACGCCATCTGTCTGCACCACATgcagggggaggaggaggcggccgcgcacCGGCGGAAGCAGCAGTACGTGCGCCTCCGCAGGGGTTACGGGATCAGCGGCGGTGCCCGGAAGACGACGGTGCTGACGACGACGCGGGAGGCCGACCCTGACATCCGGTGCCCCCGGCGGAGGGGCGACGGGTGGGCCGAGGTCGAGATGGGCGAGTTCGCCGTGGCGGGCGACGAGGGTgacgcggcggtggtggaggtgaCGGTGCAGGAGGTGGATAGCCGCCGGTGGAAGAGGGGACTCGTCGTGCTGGGCATCGAGATCAGGCCCAAGCAGCACACGGCGGGGATGCTAGCGCTATAG
- the LOC136475117 gene encoding uncharacterized protein isoform X1, giving the protein MSQKKSRNRGGGGGAAASGDGHDDLARPPPLQAVLLADSFTLKFRPITLERPKVLLPLVHMPMIEYTLTWLESAGVEEAFVFCCAHSHQVKEYLEKAGWAGKSGPGSMAVTAVESHDAISAGDALRVIYDRGVIHGDFVLISGDTVSNMSLKDALQEHMDRKKKDPLAVMTMVIKHSKPSILTHQTRLGNDEIVMAIDPETKELLYYEDRADNSHLYITIDKDILTNNPTLQLHNDMEDCYIDICSPEVLSLFTDNFDYQHLRRHFVKGLLVDDIMGYKIYTHELRSGYAARIDNFRSYDTVSKDVIQRWTYPMVPDVISSRDCSESRLHRQGVYKASADVTLSSSAQIGANSVAGSATSIGDHCKVLNSVIGEDCKIGKNVLINGSFIWDNVIIEDGCKVSNSLVCDGVHLRAGAIVEPGCVLSFKVEVGKNVVVPAHSKVSLLPQPSNEDSDEELEYADTNSGVTDSPPFSSMRSNGDQSTVPLEEDESETSETGTCGVVGYVWTSVDTGIVEEWRQSIAPIPKEKLEELRHAVSDDDGSEDESNNPTLPDKDDSSDSVVEDDDHISKFEKEVEETFQRALGGGVNRDNLILEINGLRLAYSLQHADCAGAVFYSVMKSALVAAQSTNDTLLKTTADALGKWKDLVRNYTKTVDEEMEILLKFEEMCQETTKEFSLLFPKILPYLYDTEVVSEDAILRWAEEKEHADESDKVFVKQSEAFIKWLKEAEEEDDEEEE; this is encoded by the exons ATGTCGCAGAAAAAATCCCGCAACCGGGGCGGGGGAggcggcgccgccgcctccggcgACGGCCATGACGACCTCGCGCGCCCGCCTCCACTCCAGGCGGTCCTTCTCGCCGACAGTTTCACGCTCAAATTCCGCCCCATCACCCTCGAGCGCCCCAAG GTACTGCTGCCGCTGGTGCACATGCCGATGATCGAGTACACGCTCACGTGGCTGGAGTCTGCGGGGGTGGAGGAGGCCTTCGTCTTCTGCTGCGCGCACTCGCACCAGGTCAAGGAGTACTTGGAGAAGGCCGGGTGGGCTGGTAAGTCTGGGCCCGGGAGCATGGCCGTCACGGCCGTCGAGTCCCACGACGCGATTAGCGCGGGCGACGCGCTCCGCGTCATCTACGACCGCGGCGTG ATACACGGAGATTTCGTTCTCATCAGTGGTGATACGGTCAGTAACATGAGCTTGAAGGATGCTCTCCAGGAACATATGGACCGGAAGAAAAAGGACCCACTTGCTGTTATGACTATGGTTATAAAGCATTCAAAACCTTCTATTCTGACACACCAAACTCGTCTGGGTAATGATGAAATTGTTATGGCGATAGATCCTGAGACAAAGGAGTTACTTTATTACGAGGACAGGGCAGATAACTCACACTTGTATATTACAATTGATAAGGATATACTGACCAATAATCCTACTCTCCAGCTGCATAATGACATGGAG GACTGCTATATTGATATCTGCTCTCCAGAAGTCCTAAGTCTTTTTACAGATAACTTTGATTATCAGCATCTTCGGCGTCATTTCGTGAAGGGCTTACTAGTTGACGAT ATTATGGGATACAAAATCTATACTCATGAATTACGCTCTGGATATGCTGCAAGGATTGATAATTTCAGGAGTTATGATACCGTGAGCAAAGATGTAATTCAAAGGTGGACATACCCTATGGTGCCTGATGTAATATCAAGTCGTGATTGCTCAGAAAGTAGACTTCATAGGCAGGGAGTATACAAGGCATCAG CAGATGTAACATTGTCATCTTCCGCACAAATTGGTGCAAATTCTGTCGCTGGTAGTGCGACTAGTATTGGAGACCACTGCAAAGTATTAAATTCAGTTATTGGGGAGGACTGCAAGATTGGGAAAAATGTTTTGATTAACGGCTCATTCATATGGGACAATGTCATAATCGAAGATGGATGCAAAGTTAGTAACTCTTTAGTCTGTGATGGTGTTCATTTAAGAGCTGGTGCTATTGTTGAACCTGGTTGCGTACTGTCATTTAAG GTTGAAGTTGGAAAGAATGTTGTTGTGCCTGCCCACTCAAAAGTTTCATTACTTCCTCAGCCTTCAAATGAAGATAGTGATGAAGAACTTGAGTATGCTGACACCAACTCAGGAGTTACAGATAGTCCAC CATTTTCCAGTATGAGGAGTAATGGTGATCAATCAACTGTTCCTTTGGAAGAAGATGAGTCGGAAACATCTGAG ACTGGTACCTGTGGTGTTGTCGGTTACGTATGGACAAGCGTTGATACTGGGATcgtggaagaatggagacaatcaaTTGCCCCGATTCCTAAAGAAAAGCTTGAAGAGCTGCGGCATGCTGTGTCTGATGATGATGGGTCAGAAGATGAATCCAACAATCCGACTCTACCAGATAAAGATGATTCGTCAGACAGTGTGGTTGAGGATGATGATCATATTTCTAAGTTTGAGAAAGAG GTGGAAGAGACGTTCCAGCGAGCTCTGGGTGGCGGCGTTAATCGTGATAATTTGATACTAGAGATTAATGGCCTAAG GTTAGCCTACAGCCTTCAACACGCAGATTGTGCTGGAGCTGTGTTCTATTCTGTCATGAAGAGTGCATTAGTGGCTGCACAATCTACTAATG ATACTCTTCTAAAGACAACTGCTGATGCACTTGGCAAGTGGAAGGATCTTGTGCGCAATTACACCAAGACAGTTGATGAGGAG ATGGAGATACTTTTAAAGTTTGAGGAAATGTGTCAAGAGACCACAAAAGAATTTTCTCTGCTATTTCCAAAG ATCTTGCCATACCTCTATGATACAGAGGTAGTAAGTGAAGATGCAATTTTGAGATGGGCGGAAGAGAAAGAACATGCTGATGAGTCTGATAAAGTATTTGTTAAACAGTCAGAGGCCTTTATTAAG TGgctcaaggaagctgaagaggaggatgacgaagAGGAGGAATAA
- the LOC136475117 gene encoding uncharacterized protein isoform X2 codes for MSQKKSRNRGGGGGAAASGDGHDDLARPPPLQAVLLADSFTLKFRPITLERPKVLLPLVHMPMIEYTLTWLESAGVEEAFVFCCAHSHQVKEYLEKAGWAGKSGPGSMAVTAVESHDAISAGDALRVIYDRGVIHGDFVLISGDTVSNMSLKDALQEHMDRKKKDPLAVMTMVIKHSKPSILTHQTRLGNDEIVMAIDPETKELLYYEDRADNSHLYITIDKDILTNNPTLQLHNDMEDCYIDICSPEVLSLFTDNFDYQHLRRHFVKGLLVDDIMGYKIYTHELRSGYAARIDNFRSYDTVSKDVIQRWTYPMVPDVISSRDCSESRLHRQGVYKASDVTLSSSAQIGANSVAGSATSIGDHCKVLNSVIGEDCKIGKNVLINGSFIWDNVIIEDGCKVSNSLVCDGVHLRAGAIVEPGCVLSFKVEVGKNVVVPAHSKVSLLPQPSNEDSDEELEYADTNSGVTDSPPFSSMRSNGDQSTVPLEEDESETSETGTCGVVGYVWTSVDTGIVEEWRQSIAPIPKEKLEELRHAVSDDDGSEDESNNPTLPDKDDSSDSVVEDDDHISKFEKEVEETFQRALGGGVNRDNLILEINGLRLAYSLQHADCAGAVFYSVMKSALVAAQSTNDTLLKTTADALGKWKDLVRNYTKTVDEEMEILLKFEEMCQETTKEFSLLFPKILPYLYDTEVVSEDAILRWAEEKEHADESDKVFVKQSEAFIKWLKEAEEEDDEEEE; via the exons ATGTCGCAGAAAAAATCCCGCAACCGGGGCGGGGGAggcggcgccgccgcctccggcgACGGCCATGACGACCTCGCGCGCCCGCCTCCACTCCAGGCGGTCCTTCTCGCCGACAGTTTCACGCTCAAATTCCGCCCCATCACCCTCGAGCGCCCCAAG GTACTGCTGCCGCTGGTGCACATGCCGATGATCGAGTACACGCTCACGTGGCTGGAGTCTGCGGGGGTGGAGGAGGCCTTCGTCTTCTGCTGCGCGCACTCGCACCAGGTCAAGGAGTACTTGGAGAAGGCCGGGTGGGCTGGTAAGTCTGGGCCCGGGAGCATGGCCGTCACGGCCGTCGAGTCCCACGACGCGATTAGCGCGGGCGACGCGCTCCGCGTCATCTACGACCGCGGCGTG ATACACGGAGATTTCGTTCTCATCAGTGGTGATACGGTCAGTAACATGAGCTTGAAGGATGCTCTCCAGGAACATATGGACCGGAAGAAAAAGGACCCACTTGCTGTTATGACTATGGTTATAAAGCATTCAAAACCTTCTATTCTGACACACCAAACTCGTCTGGGTAATGATGAAATTGTTATGGCGATAGATCCTGAGACAAAGGAGTTACTTTATTACGAGGACAGGGCAGATAACTCACACTTGTATATTACAATTGATAAGGATATACTGACCAATAATCCTACTCTCCAGCTGCATAATGACATGGAG GACTGCTATATTGATATCTGCTCTCCAGAAGTCCTAAGTCTTTTTACAGATAACTTTGATTATCAGCATCTTCGGCGTCATTTCGTGAAGGGCTTACTAGTTGACGAT ATTATGGGATACAAAATCTATACTCATGAATTACGCTCTGGATATGCTGCAAGGATTGATAATTTCAGGAGTTATGATACCGTGAGCAAAGATGTAATTCAAAGGTGGACATACCCTATGGTGCCTGATGTAATATCAAGTCGTGATTGCTCAGAAAGTAGACTTCATAGGCAGGGAGTATACAAGGCATCAG ATGTAACATTGTCATCTTCCGCACAAATTGGTGCAAATTCTGTCGCTGGTAGTGCGACTAGTATTGGAGACCACTGCAAAGTATTAAATTCAGTTATTGGGGAGGACTGCAAGATTGGGAAAAATGTTTTGATTAACGGCTCATTCATATGGGACAATGTCATAATCGAAGATGGATGCAAAGTTAGTAACTCTTTAGTCTGTGATGGTGTTCATTTAAGAGCTGGTGCTATTGTTGAACCTGGTTGCGTACTGTCATTTAAG GTTGAAGTTGGAAAGAATGTTGTTGTGCCTGCCCACTCAAAAGTTTCATTACTTCCTCAGCCTTCAAATGAAGATAGTGATGAAGAACTTGAGTATGCTGACACCAACTCAGGAGTTACAGATAGTCCAC CATTTTCCAGTATGAGGAGTAATGGTGATCAATCAACTGTTCCTTTGGAAGAAGATGAGTCGGAAACATCTGAG ACTGGTACCTGTGGTGTTGTCGGTTACGTATGGACAAGCGTTGATACTGGGATcgtggaagaatggagacaatcaaTTGCCCCGATTCCTAAAGAAAAGCTTGAAGAGCTGCGGCATGCTGTGTCTGATGATGATGGGTCAGAAGATGAATCCAACAATCCGACTCTACCAGATAAAGATGATTCGTCAGACAGTGTGGTTGAGGATGATGATCATATTTCTAAGTTTGAGAAAGAG GTGGAAGAGACGTTCCAGCGAGCTCTGGGTGGCGGCGTTAATCGTGATAATTTGATACTAGAGATTAATGGCCTAAG GTTAGCCTACAGCCTTCAACACGCAGATTGTGCTGGAGCTGTGTTCTATTCTGTCATGAAGAGTGCATTAGTGGCTGCACAATCTACTAATG ATACTCTTCTAAAGACAACTGCTGATGCACTTGGCAAGTGGAAGGATCTTGTGCGCAATTACACCAAGACAGTTGATGAGGAG ATGGAGATACTTTTAAAGTTTGAGGAAATGTGTCAAGAGACCACAAAAGAATTTTCTCTGCTATTTCCAAAG ATCTTGCCATACCTCTATGATACAGAGGTAGTAAGTGAAGATGCAATTTTGAGATGGGCGGAAGAGAAAGAACATGCTGATGAGTCTGATAAAGTATTTGTTAAACAGTCAGAGGCCTTTATTAAG TGgctcaaggaagctgaagaggaggatgacgaagAGGAGGAATAA